From a region of the Fischerella sp. JS2 genome:
- a CDS encoding pentapeptide repeat-containing protein, translating into MILLLVDFPKRMEDISMTIANRKKINFSKKAKAKLILSVLQMTLISLGLIMMLLMTNGEPSLFVIIVSFILAIFLVGFNQKILLNKSLHKLFNNFGNYNFLFNHFFKNSNVKNLKINQIQENDVNKNILQTKINQEIIGQDLNTASLILANLSDAELVGVNFSNVYLNGANLSGANLSKANLNYANLSDANLSGTKLVSVQLVSANLSSVQLIGADLSNANLEHTNLSSADLSNAELVDVNLNSANLSDARFISANLTKANLIGVYLWNGNLNNAQLVNTNLSNAYMSSAKLNYANLSCAVLKNTQLSGARLRNANLKNANLCGTQLVGAILAHANLEDANLEDANLEGADLRGANLSGANLKCVKINQATKLDDKWRLIWEILNYKNKRTDLRNADFEDANLQGADLRNTDLSDVKFTRAKVDNALFGYNQGLSLEMKLELKLRGAVFEDD; encoded by the coding sequence TTGATATTACTTTTAGTTGATTTTCCGAAGAGAATGGAGGATATTAGCATGACTATAGCCAATCGTAAAAAGATTAATTTTAGTAAAAAAGCTAAAGCAAAATTAATTTTATCGGTTTTGCAAATGACTTTAATTAGCTTAGGTTTGATAATGATGCTGCTGATGACAAATGGTGAACCATCTCTCTTTGTAATAATTGTGAGTTTTATATTAGCCATTTTTCTTGTGGGTTTTAATCAAAAAATATTGCTAAATAAATCACTTCACAAACTCTTCAATAATTTCGGAAATTATAATTTTTTGTTCAATCATTTTTTTAAAAATAGCAATGTTAAAAATTTGAAAATTAACCAAATTCAAGAAAATGATGTGAACAAAAATATACTTCAAACAAAAATCAATCAGGAAATAATAGGTCAAGATTTAAATACTGCAAGCTTAATTCTTGCTAACTTAAGTGATGCTGAATTGGTAGGTGTTAATTTTAGCAATGTTTACCTGAATGGAGCGAATCTCAGTGGTGCTAACCTCAGCAAGGCTAATCTTAACTACGCTAACCTCAGTGATGCTAATCTTAGCGGTACAAAACTTGTAAGTGTTCAGTTAGTGAGTGCTAATCTTAGTAGCGTTCAACTAATAGGTGCTGATCTCAGCAATGCAAATCTTGAACATACTAATCTTAGTAGTGCCGACTTGAGCAATGCTGAGTTAGTGGATGTAAACCTCAACAGTGCTAACCTTAGTGATGCTCGGTTTATAAGTGCAAATCTTACTAAAGCTAATCTAATTGGTGTGTATTTGTGGAATGGTAATTTGAACAATGCTCAATTGGTCAATACAAACTTAAGTAATGCTTACATGAGCAGTGCTAAGTTAAATTATGCCAATCTTAGCTGTGCTGTTCTCAAAAATACTCAGTTGAGTGGGGCCAGACTGAGAAATGCCAACCTGAAGAATGCTAACCTTTGTGGTACACAGTTGGTGGGTGCTATATTAGCTCATGCCAACTTAGAAGATGCAAATTTAGAAGATGCAAATTTAGAAGGTGCTGACTTGCGTGGAGCTAATTTGAGTGGTGCAAACTTAAAGTGTGTGAAAATTAACCAGGCAACAAAGTTAGATGATAAATGGCGTTTAATTTGGGAAATTTTAAATTATAAAAATAAGCGCACAGATTTAAGAAATGCCGATTTTGAGGATGCAAATCTCCAAGGTGCTGACTTAAGAAATACTGATTTGAGTGATGTTAAATTTACACGAGCGAAAGTAGACAATGCTCTGTTTGGATATAATCAAGGACTTTCTTTGGAGATGAAGCTAGAGTTAAAACTACGAGGGGCAGTTTTTGAGGATGATTAA